In Daphnia magna isolate NIES linkage group LG7, ASM2063170v1.1, whole genome shotgun sequence, a single genomic region encodes these proteins:
- the LOC116927741 gene encoding UDP-sugar transporter UST74c isoform X2 — protein MVSTVVVLTISRKLGYVSFPSLQKDTFKRIWPLPLIFAGNMMTGLGGTQQLSLPMLTVLRRFSILMTMMAEYYILGITASCSVQLSVYMMIFGALVAASEDLAFNLQGYMYISLNNVLTASNGVYLKKKLDAKDLGKNGLLFYNSLFMIPVALIIAAASGDLHKAWEFQQWSDIGFLSQFMGSCFMGFVLSYSTLLCTQYNSPLTTTIVGCLKNIAVTYLGMVIGGDYIFSVTNFIGLNISVAGSLVYTWVTFREKGTKKPEANVDEKPLLTKEKESPA, from the exons ATGGTATCAACTGTTGTGGTCCTTACCA TTTCACGAAAGCTTGGATATGTTTCCTTTCCCTCTTTACAAAAAGATACTTTCAAACGAATATGGCCTCTACCATTAATTTTTGCTGGCAATATGATGACTGGACTAGGTGGTACTCAACAACTAAG TTTACCAATGCTGACAGTACTAAGGCGATTTTCAATTCTAATGACTATGATGGCTGAGTATTATATTCTTGG aATCACTGCTTCTTGCTCAGTACAGCTTTCTGTCTACATGATGATATTTGGTGCCTTGGTTGCCGCAAGTGAAG ATCTGGCATTCAACTTGCAAGGCTATATGTATATCTCTTTAAATAATGTTCTCACAGCTTCAAATGGAGTCTACTTAAAAAAGAAGCTTGATGCCAAAGATTTGGGAAAAAATGGTTTACTTTTCTACAACTCTCTCTTCATGATTCCTGTAGCATTAATTATTGCTGCAGCATCTGGAGATTTACACAAG GCATGGGAATTTCAGCAATGGAGTGACATTGGGTTCCTATCCCAATTTATGGGATCTTGCTTTATGGGTTTTGTTCTATCCTACAGTACTTTGCTATGTACTCAATACAACTCGCCTTTGACGACAACCATAGTtggttgtttaaaaaatatagcCGTCACCTATTTAGGAATGGTCATTGGTGGTGACTATATTTTTTCCGTCACCAACTTTATAGGACTTAACATCAG CGTGGCAGGAAGCCTTGTCTACACATGGGTCACATTCCGAGAAAAAGGAACTAAAAAACCTGAGGCAAATGTTGACGAGAAACCTTTACTGACGAAAGAGAAAGAGTCACCTGCTTGA
- the LOC116927775 gene encoding ADP-ribosylation factor 2: MGLTISSLFTRLFGKKQMRILMVGLDAAGKTTILYKLKLGEIVTTIPTIGFNVETVEYKNICFTVWDVGGQDKIRPLWRHYFQNTQGLIFVVDSNDRERITEAQDELQKMLQEDELRDAVVLVFANKQDLPQAMSAAELTDKLGLNQLRGRRWYIQATCATQGHGLYEGLDWLSNELAK; this comes from the exons ATGGGTCTGACAATTTCCAGTCTCTTCACTCGGCTGTTCGGCAAAAAGCAAATGAGAATTTTGATGG TCGGACTTGACGCGGCTGGTAAAACCACTATCCTCTACAAGTTGAAGCTAGGAGAAATTGTGACCACTATCCCAACAATCGGTTTCAATGTGGAGACTGTTgaatataaaaatatttgtttcaCTGTCTGGGATGTTGGAGGCCAAGATAAAATTCGCCCTCTTTGGAGGCACTATTTTCAAAACACCCAAGGACTCATATTTGTTGTAGATTCCAATGACAGAGAGAGAATCACAGAGGCCCAGGATGAACTGCAGAAAATG CTTCAAGAAGATGAGTTGAGAGATGCTGTTGTCTTAGTATTTGCAAACAAGCAAGACTTACCACAGGCCATGAGTGCTGCTGAACTTACAGACAAACTAGGCCTTAACCAGCTCAGGGGGAGACGGTGGTATATCCAGGCAACATGTGCAACTCAGGGTCATGGGTTGTATGAAGGACTAGACTGGTTGTCTAATGAACTAGCTAAATAA
- the LOC116927721 gene encoding uncharacterized protein LOC116927721 isoform X1, whose translation MSPCRFLRPAGRIVRVTRGLLILLSAVAIFGTIAFIHRMETTSKFNSDGHSVAQHLDSPVCQNCSQHGTTSTQSTIETTNKKITAAENKKPLTKTEKLETAIPVNEESAAAAAAEIVSPDEALPEEMIPDQESPAFQPPVIKTEPQQQPSPIPESFPQQQEHAQQQESLKIDEQNLQLKSSVLVHPPSIAGDNNSVRQSASTNIHSDNMSRTLLHLESNKVAEPSLPVHSNLHTAKIQNAQIESLRGAARMNSVSQEQPQTQLKVGSEEENLPVLTRSLYQAGHYLPPKDVCPEQGEGMKLMILVTTAPGHAAQRDAVRSTWGHVAFRRDVGMAFMVGTSKNQSENLLIEKENFIYGDIIQGHFIDTYNNLTLKTISMLEWSWEHCSRARFLLKTDDDMYIHMPVLLSILEGAANRRRTIIGKVAKKWKPIRNVTSKYYISPTQFKPAMYPDFNTGPAYILTNDIIEPLYQASLNESFFKLEDVYVTGMVASPLKIQHINYPQFFNRRLKLDTCAVAKLASVHMVKTHEMFDLWKRLSDGLTRCSPK comes from the exons aTGAGCCCATGTCGATTTCTCCGCCCTGCAGGTCGAATTGTCCGAGTTACCCGTGGCCTGTTAATACTTCTGTCAGCCGTAGCAATCTTCGGTACCATCGCTTTCATCCATCGTATGGAAACAACTTCAAAATTTAATAGTGACG GACATTCAGTGGCGCAACACCTTGATAGTCCTGTTTGCCAAAATTGCAGCCAGCATGGTACCACGTCAACTCAAAGTACCATCGAGACTACTAACAAAAAGATTACAGCggctgaaaacaaaaaacccttaacaaaaactgaaaaattagAAACAGCAATCCCTGTGAATGAAGAATCTGCAGCGGCTGCTGCCGCTGAAATCGTTTCTCCTGATGAAGCGTTACCGGAAGAGATGATACCTGATCAGGAATCTCCTGCCTTTCAACCGCCTGTGATCAAAACTGAACCTCAACAGCAGCCCTCACCTATCCCTGAAAGTTTTCCTCAACAGCAAGAACATGCCCAACAGCAAGAATCTCTCAAAATTGACGAACAAAACCTACAACTAAAATCGTCCGTTTTGGTACATCCGCCGTCCATAGCAGGCGACAACAACTCTGTGCGCCAGTCTGCTTCTACCAACATTCATTCTGATAACATGTCTCGTACCCTTCTTCATCTGGAGAGCAACAAGGTGGCTGAACCGAGTCTCCCAGTTCATTCCAATTTGCATACCGCCAAGATTCAAAACGCTCAAATCGAATCACTAAGAGGAGCAGCGCGAATGAACTCGGTGTCACAAGAGCAACCGCAGACACAGCTCAAGGTCGGCAGCGAAGAGGAAAACCTTCCTGTGCTGACTCGTAGTTTATATCAAGCAGGTCATTATCTGCCGCCCAAGGACGTATGCCCAGAGCAGGGCGAAGGCATGAAGCTGATGATCCTCGTCACGACGGCTCCCGGCCATGCCGCTCAGCGTGATGCCGTCCGATCGACCTGGGGACATGTCGCCTTTCGTCGCGATGTTGGAATGGCTTTCATGGTTGGCACGTCTAAGAATCAGTCGGAGAATTTGTTGATTGAGAAAGAGAATTTCATCTATGGTGACATCATACAG GGTCATTTCATCGATACGTACAACAATTTGACGCTAAAGACGATTTCCATGCTGGAATGGAGTTGGGAGCATTGTAGTCGGGCCCGCTTTTTGCTCAAAACGGACGATGATATGTACATCCATATGCCTGTCCTGCTGTCTATCCTCGAAGGAGCTGCTAACCGACGCCGCACCATCATTGGTAAGGTGGCGAAGAAATGGAAACCGATCCGCAACGTCACCTCCAAGTATTACATTTCACCGACTCAGTTCAAGCCGGCTATGTATCCCGACTTCAACACAGGCCCTGCTTATATTTTGACAAACGATATCATCGAACCGCTGTACCAAGCATCGTTGAACGAATCCTTCTTCAAACTGGAGGACGTTTACGTTACGGGCATGGTAGCCAGTCCACTGAAGATACAGCACATTAACTACCCCCAGTTTTTCAACCGCCGACTCAAGCTGGATACTTGTGCCGTCGCTAAATTAGCAAGTGTTCATATGGTCAAAACACATGAAATGTTCGATCTTTGGAAAAGGTTGTCCGATGGACTTACCCGGTGCTCTCCCAAATAA
- the LOC116927721 gene encoding uncharacterized protein LOC116927721 isoform X2, producing the protein MSPCRFLRPAGRIVRVTRGLLILLSAVAIFGTIAFIHRHSVAQHLDSPVCQNCSQHGTTSTQSTIETTNKKITAAENKKPLTKTEKLETAIPVNEESAAAAAAEIVSPDEALPEEMIPDQESPAFQPPVIKTEPQQQPSPIPESFPQQQEHAQQQESLKIDEQNLQLKSSVLVHPPSIAGDNNSVRQSASTNIHSDNMSRTLLHLESNKVAEPSLPVHSNLHTAKIQNAQIESLRGAARMNSVSQEQPQTQLKVGSEEENLPVLTRSLYQAGHYLPPKDVCPEQGEGMKLMILVTTAPGHAAQRDAVRSTWGHVAFRRDVGMAFMVGTSKNQSENLLIEKENFIYGDIIQGHFIDTYNNLTLKTISMLEWSWEHCSRARFLLKTDDDMYIHMPVLLSILEGAANRRRTIIGKVAKKWKPIRNVTSKYYISPTQFKPAMYPDFNTGPAYILTNDIIEPLYQASLNESFFKLEDVYVTGMVASPLKIQHINYPQFFNRRLKLDTCAVAKLASVHMVKTHEMFDLWKRLSDGLTRCSPK; encoded by the exons aTGAGCCCATGTCGATTTCTCCGCCCTGCAGGTCGAATTGTCCGAGTTACCCGTGGCCTGTTAATACTTCTGTCAGCCGTAGCAATCTTCGGTACCATCGCTTTCATCCATC GACATTCAGTGGCGCAACACCTTGATAGTCCTGTTTGCCAAAATTGCAGCCAGCATGGTACCACGTCAACTCAAAGTACCATCGAGACTACTAACAAAAAGATTACAGCggctgaaaacaaaaaacccttaacaaaaactgaaaaattagAAACAGCAATCCCTGTGAATGAAGAATCTGCAGCGGCTGCTGCCGCTGAAATCGTTTCTCCTGATGAAGCGTTACCGGAAGAGATGATACCTGATCAGGAATCTCCTGCCTTTCAACCGCCTGTGATCAAAACTGAACCTCAACAGCAGCCCTCACCTATCCCTGAAAGTTTTCCTCAACAGCAAGAACATGCCCAACAGCAAGAATCTCTCAAAATTGACGAACAAAACCTACAACTAAAATCGTCCGTTTTGGTACATCCGCCGTCCATAGCAGGCGACAACAACTCTGTGCGCCAGTCTGCTTCTACCAACATTCATTCTGATAACATGTCTCGTACCCTTCTTCATCTGGAGAGCAACAAGGTGGCTGAACCGAGTCTCCCAGTTCATTCCAATTTGCATACCGCCAAGATTCAAAACGCTCAAATCGAATCACTAAGAGGAGCAGCGCGAATGAACTCGGTGTCACAAGAGCAACCGCAGACACAGCTCAAGGTCGGCAGCGAAGAGGAAAACCTTCCTGTGCTGACTCGTAGTTTATATCAAGCAGGTCATTATCTGCCGCCCAAGGACGTATGCCCAGAGCAGGGCGAAGGCATGAAGCTGATGATCCTCGTCACGACGGCTCCCGGCCATGCCGCTCAGCGTGATGCCGTCCGATCGACCTGGGGACATGTCGCCTTTCGTCGCGATGTTGGAATGGCTTTCATGGTTGGCACGTCTAAGAATCAGTCGGAGAATTTGTTGATTGAGAAAGAGAATTTCATCTATGGTGACATCATACAG GGTCATTTCATCGATACGTACAACAATTTGACGCTAAAGACGATTTCCATGCTGGAATGGAGTTGGGAGCATTGTAGTCGGGCCCGCTTTTTGCTCAAAACGGACGATGATATGTACATCCATATGCCTGTCCTGCTGTCTATCCTCGAAGGAGCTGCTAACCGACGCCGCACCATCATTGGTAAGGTGGCGAAGAAATGGAAACCGATCCGCAACGTCACCTCCAAGTATTACATTTCACCGACTCAGTTCAAGCCGGCTATGTATCCCGACTTCAACACAGGCCCTGCTTATATTTTGACAAACGATATCATCGAACCGCTGTACCAAGCATCGTTGAACGAATCCTTCTTCAAACTGGAGGACGTTTACGTTACGGGCATGGTAGCCAGTCCACTGAAGATACAGCACATTAACTACCCCCAGTTTTTCAACCGCCGACTCAAGCTGGATACTTGTGCCGTCGCTAAATTAGCAAGTGTTCATATGGTCAAAACACATGAAATGTTCGATCTTTGGAAAAGGTTGTCCGATGGACTTACCCGGTGCTCTCCCAAATAA
- the LOC116927741 gene encoding UDP-sugar transporter UST74c isoform X1, producing MESTADTHKLNERSNGMSVQPTRYLRISSALFYAAASFLITVVNKIVLTSYKFPSFQVLGLGQMVSTVVVLTISRKLGYVSFPSLQKDTFKRIWPLPLIFAGNMMTGLGGTQQLSLPMLTVLRRFSILMTMMAEYYILGITASCSVQLSVYMMIFGALVAASEDLAFNLQGYMYISLNNVLTASNGVYLKKKLDAKDLGKNGLLFYNSLFMIPVALIIAAASGDLHKAWEFQQWSDIGFLSQFMGSCFMGFVLSYSTLLCTQYNSPLTTTIVGCLKNIAVTYLGMVIGGDYIFSVTNFIGLNISVAGSLVYTWVTFREKGTKKPEANVDEKPLLTKEKESPA from the exons ATGGAATCGACTGCTGATACACACAAGTTGAATGAACGATCAAATGGAATGAGTGTTCAACCTACGAGATATCTTAGGATATCTTCTGCATTGTTTTATGCAGCGGCTTCTTTTCTTATAACTGTCGTCAATAAAATTGTGCTTACAAGTTACAA ATTTCCCTCCTTTCAAGTTCTGGGTCTCggtcag ATGGTATCAACTGTTGTGGTCCTTACCA TTTCACGAAAGCTTGGATATGTTTCCTTTCCCTCTTTACAAAAAGATACTTTCAAACGAATATGGCCTCTACCATTAATTTTTGCTGGCAATATGATGACTGGACTAGGTGGTACTCAACAACTAAG TTTACCAATGCTGACAGTACTAAGGCGATTTTCAATTCTAATGACTATGATGGCTGAGTATTATATTCTTGG aATCACTGCTTCTTGCTCAGTACAGCTTTCTGTCTACATGATGATATTTGGTGCCTTGGTTGCCGCAAGTGAAG ATCTGGCATTCAACTTGCAAGGCTATATGTATATCTCTTTAAATAATGTTCTCACAGCTTCAAATGGAGTCTACTTAAAAAAGAAGCTTGATGCCAAAGATTTGGGAAAAAATGGTTTACTTTTCTACAACTCTCTCTTCATGATTCCTGTAGCATTAATTATTGCTGCAGCATCTGGAGATTTACACAAG GCATGGGAATTTCAGCAATGGAGTGACATTGGGTTCCTATCCCAATTTATGGGATCTTGCTTTATGGGTTTTGTTCTATCCTACAGTACTTTGCTATGTACTCAATACAACTCGCCTTTGACGACAACCATAGTtggttgtttaaaaaatatagcCGTCACCTATTTAGGAATGGTCATTGGTGGTGACTATATTTTTTCCGTCACCAACTTTATAGGACTTAACATCAG CGTGGCAGGAAGCCTTGTCTACACATGGGTCACATTCCGAGAAAAAGGAACTAAAAAACCTGAGGCAAATGTTGACGAGAAACCTTTACTGACGAAAGAGAAAGAGTCACCTGCTTGA